The Meiothermus ruber DSM 1279 genome includes the window GCATGGGCCAGCCCAAAGAGAGCGCCCAGCGCAACCGCGAGTATCTGCGGAGGGTGACCGGGCTGTGAGGGCGCTCGAGTTCGACCTGATCACCATGGGGCGCTCGTCCATTGACCTCTACTCCACCGACATCGGCGCAGCGTTCCCCGATATCACCGCCTTTGGGGCCTACATCGGCGGAAGCCCCCTGAACATCGCGGTGGGGGCGCGGCGGCTGGGCCTCAAAACCGCCCTCCTCACCGCGGTGGGGCCCGATAAGGTGGGGGAGTTCATCCTGGAGCGCCTCAGGCGCGAAGGGGTGGAGACCCGCTTCATCCCTCAGAAACCCGGCACCCGCAGCAGCGCGGTGGTGCTGGGCATCCAGCCGCCCGACCGCTTCCCCATCACCTTTTACCGGGAGAACGCCGCCGATATCCAGCTCGGCATTGACGACGTGCTCGCCACCCCCATCGCCGCTTCCAGGGCCGTCCAGCTCTCGGGGGCGGCCCTGGCCAAGGAGCCCAGCCGCAGCGCCACCTTCTTCGCCGCTGAAGAGGCCAAAGCCGCCGGGGTCACGGTCTTTCTCGACCTGGACTTCCGGGCCGACCAGTGGCACGACCCCCGCGCCTACGGGGTGCAGGTGCGGGCGCTACTACCTCTGGTGGATGTGGCCATCGGCACCGAGGAGGAGGTCAACGCGGCCATGCTGCGCCGCCCCGAGGATCTCATCATCCGCGACTCGCAGATTACCGCCCCGGAGATCCGCGGGAACCTGGAGGCCAACCTTCACGCGCTGCTGACTAAAGGCCCAGGGGCCCTGGTGGTCAAGCGGGGGGCCCGGGGCTCGGAGGTCTGGCTACCGGACGGCAACGTGATACAGGCACCGGGCTTTCCGGTCGAGGTACTGAGCGTGCTGGGAGCGGGCGACGCCTTCGCGGCAGGCTTCATCTACGGGCGTTTGCAGGGCTGGGACTGGTACCGCAGCGCCCGCATGGGCAACGCTTGCGGGGCCATCGTGGTCACGCGCATCGGCT containing:
- the iolC gene encoding 5-dehydro-2-deoxygluconokinase, with amino-acid sequence MRALEFDLITMGRSSIDLYSTDIGAAFPDITAFGAYIGGSPLNIAVGARRLGLKTALLTAVGPDKVGEFILERLRREGVETRFIPQKPGTRSSAVVLGIQPPDRFPITFYRENAADIQLGIDDVLATPIAASRAVQLSGAALAKEPSRSATFFAAEEAKAAGVTVFLDLDFRADQWHDPRAYGVQVRALLPLVDVAIGTEEEVNAAMLRRPEDLIIRDSQITAPEIRGNLEANLHALLTKGPGALVVKRGARGSEVWLPDGNVIQAPGFPVEVLSVLGAGDAFAAGFIYGRLQGWDWYRSARMGNACGAIVVTRIGCADFTPYLEEVLEFIEARGGF